In Shumkonia mesophila, the genomic stretch ACGACCACGGCCTGTTCGCGCCTGGCGTTGCCGAAGACGTGAAGACGAAGCTCGTTGGTGCCGTTCACGGCTTCCGGCTCCAGTCCGCTCATCGCCGCCGTCTCTTCGAGCGCCGCCACCCTGACGAAGCGCTGCCCGGCGTAATGGGCGGCCAGCGCCGCGTGCACCGCCTCGGAGGTGACCGCGCCCGGCAGCGCCCACAGCTGCAACGGAACCTGCACAATCATGCCCTGGCGGAAGCGCCCGACGCTGGGCACGAACAGCGGCCGGTGATCGAGGCCGCCCCACTTGCGGATCTCCTCGGTGTGCTTGTGCTCAAGCCCCAGCGCGTAGACGCGGAATGGCACCTCGGTGTAATCCGGCGCCGCCTTGTTCTCGAAGCTGGCGATCATCTTCTTGCCGCCTCCCGAATAACCCGAGATGGCGTTGATGGTGACCGGGAAGTCGGCGGGCACAAGACCGGCCGCCACCAGGGGATGCAGCATCGAGACGGCAGTGATGGCGTAGCACCCCGGATTGGTCACCCGCTTGGCTTGCGCGATGGCGGCGCGTTGGCCCGCGTCGTATTCGGGCATGCCATAGACCCAGCCGTCGGCGACCCGATGGGCGCTGCTGGCGTCGACCACCCGGGTGGCCGGATTATCGATCAGGGTCACCGCCTCGCGCGAGGCGTCATCGGGCAGGCAGAGGATGACGAGATCGGCGGCGTTCATGGCGTCGCGGCGCCGGGCCGTGTCCTTGCGCTCGGCCTCGGGCAGGCTGACAAGGGCGACGTCTTTCCGCCCCGCCAGCCGGGCACGGATCTGCAGGCCGGTGGTGCCGACCTCTCCGTCGATGAACACCTTGGGCGTCATGGTTCGTCGCCTCCGTTCCGTCACTGCCCCTTTCGGGGACCAAAGAGATGCGCAAGGACATCCACGAAAACCAGCCAAAAATCAACCGTTCAATTGCCGCCCCCCGTCAGACGGCGGTGCAACAAGGCCGGCAGGCGGCCGTCGACCACCAGCAGCCCGAGGCCGATGACGGCCATGCCGGCGATCTCCACTGCGGTGATGGCCTCTCCCAGGAACAGGGCGCCGAGGAGCGAGGCGCTGACCGGGATGAGCAGGGTGACGAGCAGCACGTTCACCGCGCCGGCCGTCCGCAGGACCTGGAAATAGAGGATGAAACCGAAAGCGCTGCAAAGCACGCCGATGCCGAGCAGGCTCGCCACTCCGCCGGCCGACAGATGAAGAAACCGCGCTCCGTCGTGATAGGCGGCGAGCGGCAGGCACATCAGCGAAGACGCCAGTTGCATGCCGCAGGCGGCCACCGGCGGCGGGATGGTCGGGAAGCGCCGCCAGAAAAGGCCGGCGATGGCGTAGGACAGCGAGGCCAGCATCACCATCGCGCCGCCGGTCAGCGTGTCCGGACCGGCCGGATTGGCGGAGCCGATGCCGAACAGGACGGCGACTCCGGCGACGCCCAGGACCACACCGACCAGCTTTTTGCCCGTCACGTTCTCGTCGCGGACCAGGAA encodes the following:
- the argC gene encoding N-acetyl-gamma-glutamyl-phosphate reductase, which encodes MTPKVFIDGEVGTTGLQIRARLAGRKDVALVSLPEAERKDTARRRDAMNAADLVILCLPDDASREAVTLIDNPATRVVDASSAHRVADGWVYGMPEYDAGQRAAIAQAKRVTNPGCYAITAVSMLHPLVAAGLVPADFPVTINAISGYSGGGKKMIASFENKAAPDYTEVPFRVYALGLEHKHTEEIRKWGGLDHRPLFVPSVGRFRQGMIVQVPLQLWALPGAVTSEAVHAALAAHYAGQRFVRVAALEETAAMSGLEPEAVNGTNELRLHVFGNARREQAVVVGLIDNLGKGASGQAVQNVNLMLGLTEEAGLDGVVNPAY
- a CDS encoding DMT family transporter is translated as MPLNAWIMLVTLSIVWGGSFFFNAVLLAELSPFGVVFGRVLIGCLVLYAVLRMQGLTLALARHWRAFLAMGFLNNFIPFTLIASGQTFIDSGLASIFNATTPLFGAILAFFLVRDENVTGKKLVGVVLGVAGVAVLFGIGSANPAGPDTLTGGAMVMLASLSYAIAGLFWRRFPTIPPPVAACGMQLASSLMCLPLAAYHDGARFLHLSAGGVASLLGIGVLCSAFGFILYFQVLRTAGAVNVLLVTLLIPVSASLLGALFLGEAITAVEIAGMAVIGLGLLVVDGRLPALLHRRLTGGGN